A genomic window from Paucibacter sp. KCTC 42545 includes:
- a CDS encoding DUF502 domain-containing protein — MKPLVKSTQAHVLRTLLTGALAALPMVATLVLLSWVMSLLLRYLGPGSAVGGVLAGLGLRITESEGLAYALGVGLLLVLVYLLGLMVETQLQRRLKAMLDSLIRRIPIISTVYELLTRMVTLMSKRDADGVGAMTPVWCHFGGVKSAEEGGGVLVLGLLSTPEPVQINGQAYMAVIVPTAPVPVGGGLLYLPHSWITPADVGMDGLTSLYVSLGVTSAEVLGRKV; from the coding sequence ATGAAACCACTCGTTAAGTCCACCCAAGCCCATGTCCTGCGCACCCTGCTCACCGGCGCGCTGGCGGCCTTACCGATGGTGGCCACTTTGGTGCTGCTGAGTTGGGTGATGTCCTTGCTGCTGCGCTATCTCGGGCCGGGCAGTGCGGTCGGCGGTGTGCTGGCGGGCTTGGGTTTACGCATCACCGAGTCCGAAGGGCTGGCTTATGCCCTGGGCGTGGGCTTGCTGCTGGTCTTGGTGTACTTGCTGGGTTTGATGGTGGAGACGCAACTGCAGCGCCGGCTCAAGGCCATGCTGGACAGCCTGATCCGGCGCATCCCCATCATCAGCACGGTCTACGAGTTGCTGACCCGCATGGTGACCTTGATGAGCAAGCGCGATGCGGACGGTGTCGGCGCGATGACGCCGGTGTGGTGCCATTTCGGCGGCGTCAAGTCGGCGGAAGAAGGCGGTGGCGTGTTGGTGCTGGGCTTGCTGTCCACGCCCGAGCCGGTGCAGATCAATGGCCAAGCTTATATGGCGGTGATTGTGCCGACGGCGCCGGTGCCGGTGGGGGGCGGCTTGCTTTACTTGCCGCATAGCTGGATCACCCCGGCCGATGTGGGCATGGACGGGCTGACCAGCTTGTATGTCTCCTTGGGGGTCACCAGCGCCGAGGTGCTGGGGCGCAAGGTTTAG
- a CDS encoding cyanophycinase, which yields MATSRFPHARRAALRSACCAALSLSLSLASLTSLAAGGVASAKGGGKAPAYSYFVTGTAYFTAGNLTPLRPLPNTLPTAVKPLVLMGGGPDVDSAYRWMIDKAGIRPGTGGRFVVIRSTGTDAYDPYLLYSDASNATNTAAVDGFVGGAFLGLTAAETLIIPSLAAANDAFVNKVLSTANAVWIAGGDQSSYINNWKGSALQATLQGLIARGVPIGGTSAGANVLGEFIYSAQTGSVTSAQALGNPFNKYMSFDPQPFSASSFLAPTGGDHIPALSNTFVDPHFDERDRMGRLVSFMSRSIASSASFGCAGGVLAAANARGIGLGVETALLVQGEGTASQPFVGQRVTNISTTTDSAVYFVAPQTSPALCQSGKPLTVQNMRVKKLADSNSQFNLSNWQALSGATSDYDVSANAGVLTSSKPGGGLY from the coding sequence ATGGCCACCAGTCGCTTTCCCCACGCGCGCCGTGCTGCGCTTCGCTCGGCCTGTTGTGCCGCCCTGAGCCTGAGCCTCAGTCTGGCGAGCCTGACGAGCCTGGCAGCGGGTGGTGTTGCCAGCGCCAAGGGGGGCGGCAAAGCCCCGGCTTACAGCTACTTCGTCACCGGCACCGCCTACTTCACCGCCGGCAATCTGACCCCGCTGCGCCCCCTGCCCAACACGCTGCCCACCGCCGTCAAGCCTCTGGTGCTGATGGGCGGCGGACCGGATGTGGACAGCGCCTACCGCTGGATGATTGACAAGGCCGGCATCCGGCCCGGAACCGGCGGCCGCTTCGTCGTCATCCGCAGCACCGGCACCGACGCCTACGACCCCTATCTGCTTTACTCCGACGCCAGCAACGCCACCAACACCGCGGCGGTGGACGGCTTTGTGGGCGGCGCCTTTTTGGGCCTGACGGCCGCAGAGACCCTCATCATCCCCAGCCTGGCCGCGGCCAACGACGCTTTTGTCAACAAGGTGCTGAGCACCGCCAATGCCGTGTGGATCGCCGGTGGCGACCAAAGCAGCTACATCAACAATTGGAAGGGCAGCGCCTTGCAGGCCACGCTGCAGGGCTTGATTGCACGCGGCGTGCCGATCGGCGGCACCAGCGCCGGCGCCAATGTGCTGGGTGAGTTCATCTACTCGGCCCAAACCGGTTCGGTGACCTCGGCCCAAGCGCTGGGCAACCCCTTCAACAAATACATGAGCTTCGACCCGCAGCCCTTCAGCGCCAGCAGCTTTTTGGCGCCCACGGGCGGCGACCATATCCCCGCCCTCAGCAACACCTTTGTGGACCCCCACTTTGACGAACGTGACCGCATGGGTCGGCTCGTGAGCTTTATGTCGCGCAGCATTGCCAGCAGCGCCAGCTTTGGTTGCGCTGGGGGCGTGTTGGCGGCAGCCAATGCGCGCGGCATCGGGCTTGGGGTTGAAACCGCCCTGCTGGTGCAGGGTGAGGGCACAGCCAGCCAGCCATTCGTGGGTCAACGTGTCACCAATATCAGCACCACCACAGACAGCGCCGTCTACTTTGTGGCCCCGCAGACCAGCCCGGCCCTGTGCCAATCGGGCAAGCCGCTGACGGTGCAGAACATGCGGGTGAAAAAGCTGGCTGACTCCAACAGCCAGTTCAATCTGAGCAACTGGCAAGCACTGTCCGGCGCCACCAGCGATTACGACGTCAGCGCCAATGCCGGCGTGCTGACTTCCTCCAAGCCAGGCGGCGGGCTCTACTAA
- a CDS encoding nitroreductase family protein: protein MPTSPNHDALQTLLGRYSVGPKHLLEPGPSNEELALMVAAALRAPDHGELLPFRFKRVAGEARQRMADLFAAAARAAGKDEAGAAMDAERALRPPLTVAVVARIDLGHPQVPAHEQWACVGGALSNFLNAAHCLGYGGKMLSGAKVRDPGITAAFCAPGEILLGWIALGTPAKRASGPSRKGGVEQALQDWI, encoded by the coding sequence TGCCTACCAGCCCCAATCACGACGCTTTGCAAACCCTGTTGGGCCGCTACTCCGTCGGGCCTAAGCATTTGCTGGAACCCGGCCCCTCGAACGAAGAATTGGCGCTGATGGTGGCGGCCGCCTTGCGTGCGCCAGACCATGGCGAGTTGCTGCCTTTTCGCTTCAAGCGCGTGGCGGGCGAGGCCCGGCAGCGCATGGCTGACTTGTTTGCCGCAGCCGCTCGGGCGGCTGGCAAGGATGAGGCGGGCGCGGCCATGGATGCCGAGCGGGCGTTGCGGCCTCCTCTGACCGTGGCTGTGGTGGCCCGCATCGATCTGGGCCACCCGCAGGTGCCCGCGCATGAGCAATGGGCTTGCGTGGGCGGCGCGTTGAGCAACTTCCTCAATGCCGCGCATTGCCTGGGTTATGGCGGCAAGATGCTGTCCGGCGCCAAGGTGCGCGACCCCGGCATCACGGCGGCGTTTTGCGCGCCGGGTGAAATCTTGCTGGGCTGGATCGCGCTGGGCACGCCGGCCAAGCGTGCCAGCGGCCCTTCGCGCAAGGGTGGGGTGGAGCAGGCCTTGCAGGATTGGATTTGA
- a CDS encoding Mpo1 family 2-hydroxy fatty acid dioxygenase: protein MTPSTFRSALDLMAQYAAYHRDRRNIATHFVGIPLIVFAIAVLLSRPAVDVMGLSLTPISVIWLISTVWYLTRGNVALGLAVSAVNGLLCVLAEPLAAESTSSWLAWGVGSFVLGWLIQFLGHYYEGKKPAFVDDLIGLAVGPMFVVAEAMFALGWGREMLAEIERRVGPTHFRDLTRPLA, encoded by the coding sequence ATGACCCCTTCCACTTTTCGCTCCGCGCTGGACCTGATGGCGCAGTACGCCGCCTACCACCGCGACCGCCGCAATATCGCCACCCATTTCGTGGGCATCCCGCTGATCGTGTTCGCCATCGCCGTGCTGCTGTCGCGTCCCGCCGTGGATGTCATGGGCCTGAGTCTGACGCCGATTTCGGTGATCTGGCTGATCAGCACCGTCTGGTATCTGACCCGCGGCAATGTGGCGCTGGGTCTGGCCGTTAGTGCGGTCAACGGCCTCTTGTGCGTGCTGGCCGAGCCCTTGGCGGCCGAAAGCACCAGCAGCTGGCTGGCCTGGGGCGTGGGCAGCTTTGTGCTGGGCTGGCTGATCCAGTTCCTGGGCCATTACTACGAGGGCAAAAAGCCTGCCTTCGTGGACGACTTGATCGGCCTGGCCGTCGGGCCGATGTTCGTCGTGGCCGAAGCCATGTTCGCGCTGGGCTGGGGCCGCGAGATGCTGGCCGAGATTGAACGCCGCGTTGGCCCCACCCATTTCCGTGACCTGACCCGCCCGCTGGCTTGA
- a CDS encoding YceI family protein: protein MFLAMVGLTGCGTPVGSAAAPAALAAGADESGLLAERFAKLQQASPQAQLFKLDAEASTLTVHVFRAGRAAALGHNHVLQAPALQGWALVTPAALGQTQMELLLRLDELQLDAPAQRARLGPGWASELSPAAVAATRSNMLGAAGLQADQYPWVRLRAVKLVGELPKLAVQVEIELHGQSRSQWLALEAKLDDQRLSARGALVLRQSDFGLTPFSVGAGLLAVADELLVEFELVARPQAR from the coding sequence ATGTTTCTTGCCATGGTCGGGCTGACGGGCTGCGGCACGCCAGTGGGCAGCGCCGCGGCGCCGGCTGCTTTGGCTGCAGGCGCAGACGAATCCGGTCTTTTGGCCGAGCGCTTTGCCAAGCTGCAGCAGGCTAGTCCTCAGGCGCAGTTGTTCAAGCTGGACGCCGAGGCGTCGACCTTGACGGTCCATGTGTTTCGCGCCGGCCGAGCGGCTGCTCTGGGGCATAACCATGTCTTGCAGGCGCCAGCTTTGCAGGGCTGGGCCTTGGTCACGCCGGCGGCGCTGGGGCAGACGCAAATGGAGTTGCTGCTCAGACTTGATGAGCTGCAGCTCGATGCCCCGGCCCAGCGCGCCCGGCTCGGCCCCGGCTGGGCCAGCGAGTTGTCACCCGCGGCGGTGGCGGCGACACGCAGCAATATGCTGGGCGCAGCGGGCTTGCAGGCCGATCAATACCCCTGGGTTCGCCTGCGGGCGGTGAAGCTTGTGGGCGAGTTACCCAAGTTGGCCGTTCAGGTCGAGATCGAGCTGCACGGCCAAAGCCGCAGCCAGTGGCTGGCGCTGGAGGCCAAGCTTGACGATCAGCGTTTGAGCGCACGCGGCGCGCTGGTGCTGCGCCAAAGCGACTTCGGCCTGACGCCGTTTTCGGTCGGTGCCGGCCTGCTGGCGGTGGCGGACGAGTTGCTGGTGGAGTTTGAGCTGGTGGCGCGTCCGCAGGCGCGCTGA
- a CDS encoding 2-dehydropantoate 2-reductase, whose product MTIKPAPMQVLVMGAGSIGCYLGGLAPAAGLEVHFVGRPRVLESLRRHGLVCSDLTGRQHTTPATKLQLHERVPAGLQPAVSLLCVKSAATAEAARELQAALPAGSLLLSMQNGISNASAAQAAAPELQVRAGMVPFNVAELAPGHFHRGSSGALMVQGHAAADAALRTLQSAFAHSGIELQLIASAEAMRAVQWGKLLLNLNNPVNALSGLPLREQLQQRGYRRCLAALQAEALDVLAAAGQPVRAMTPLPPRRLLSVLRLPTPLFKLVAARMLKIDAKARSSMADDLALGRRTEIDALCGEVLALARSAGVSAPLNEQMLRLMHDWPARGRPYGPDELLAALGLS is encoded by the coding sequence TTGACGATCAAGCCCGCGCCGATGCAAGTGCTGGTGATGGGCGCCGGCAGCATCGGCTGCTATCTGGGCGGCTTGGCTCCCGCGGCCGGTCTGGAGGTGCATTTCGTCGGCCGCCCACGGGTGCTGGAGAGCCTGCGTCGTCATGGCCTGGTCTGCAGCGATCTGACTGGCCGCCAGCACACCACCCCTGCCACCAAGCTGCAACTCCATGAGCGCGTTCCCGCCGGCCTGCAGCCTGCCGTCAGCCTGCTGTGCGTCAAAAGCGCAGCCACTGCCGAGGCGGCCCGCGAGTTGCAGGCTGCCCTGCCAGCAGGCAGCCTGCTGCTGTCCATGCAAAACGGCATCAGCAATGCCAGCGCGGCCCAGGCCGCAGCGCCGGAGTTGCAGGTCCGCGCCGGCATGGTGCCCTTCAATGTGGCCGAGTTGGCGCCGGGTCATTTCCACCGCGGCAGCAGCGGCGCGCTGATGGTGCAAGGCCATGCCGCAGCGGATGCCGCGCTGCGCACTTTGCAGAGCGCCTTCGCGCACAGCGGCATCGAGCTGCAGCTGATAGCCTCCGCCGAGGCGATGCGGGCGGTGCAATGGGGCAAGCTGCTGCTCAACCTCAACAATCCCGTCAATGCTTTGTCCGGCCTGCCGCTGCGCGAGCAACTGCAGCAACGCGGCTACCGCCGCTGCCTGGCTGCGCTGCAGGCCGAAGCGCTGGATGTGCTGGCCGCCGCCGGCCAGCCCGTGCGGGCGATGACACCGCTGCCACCGCGCCGCCTGCTCAGCGTGCTGCGCCTGCCCACCCCGCTGTTCAAGCTGGTGGCCGCGCGCATGCTCAAGATCGATGCCAAGGCCCGCTCTAGCATGGCCGATGACCTGGCCTTGGGGCGACGCACCGAGATCGATGCCTTGTGCGGCGAAGTGTTGGCACTGGCCCGTAGCGCCGGTGTGTCAGCGCCGCTGAATGAGCAAATGCTGCGCTTGATGCACGATTGGCCAGCGCGCGGACGCCCCTATGGCCCGGATGAATTGCTGGCAGCCCTGGGGCTGAGCTGA
- the moeA gene encoding molybdopterin molybdotransferase MoeA, whose protein sequence is MTAPDTLAAIAARLAGYDPKALRVEVAQDFIGQLLSTPAEQGEVPLRQALGRVLSADVVSPLNVPAFDNSAMDGFALRGSDLQTEGPTRLRVAGTSLAGQAGAGALPPGCCQRIMTGAVMPPGLDTVVPQELVQIATEAEGEHISIPPGMLQPGDNRRLAGEDLARGAIALRQGRKLRAADIGLLASLGLAQVPVWRRLRVAILSTGNELVEQGQVLPPGGLYDSNRHTLWALLEQLGVEVIDLGLVRDDPQALRAAFSRAALEADAVISSGGVSVGEADHTKAVMAELGDVLFWRVAMRPGRPLAIGRMPSATGPGTLLFGLPGNPVAVMVTFYAFVREALLRMSGATPEPLLSVQAISTEAMRKKPGRTEYQRGIVSRNAAGQWQVAITGNQGSGILSSMCQANALVVLGHEQADVQAGDWVTVWPLAALA, encoded by the coding sequence TGGGCAGCTGCTCAGCACACCAGCCGAACAAGGCGAGGTGCCCCTGCGCCAGGCCCTGGGCCGGGTCTTGAGCGCGGACGTGGTTTCGCCCTTGAACGTACCCGCGTTTGATAACTCAGCCATGGACGGCTTTGCCCTACGCGGCAGTGATTTGCAAACTGAAGGCCCGACCCGCTTGCGCGTGGCCGGCACCAGCTTGGCCGGCCAGGCCGGTGCTGGCGCGCTGCCGCCGGGCTGCTGCCAGCGCATCATGACCGGCGCGGTGATGCCGCCGGGCCTGGACACGGTGGTGCCGCAAGAGCTGGTGCAAATTGCAACCGAGGCCGAGGGTGAACACATCAGCATCCCGCCGGGAATGCTGCAGCCCGGCGACAACCGCCGCCTGGCCGGAGAGGACCTGGCGCGCGGCGCCATCGCCCTGCGCCAAGGGCGCAAGCTGCGCGCGGCCGACATCGGCCTGCTGGCCTCGCTGGGCTTGGCCCAGGTGCCAGTGTGGCGGCGCCTGCGGGTGGCGATTTTGTCCACCGGCAATGAGCTGGTTGAGCAGGGTCAGGTCTTGCCCCCGGGCGGCTTGTACGACAGCAACCGCCACACTTTGTGGGCCTTGCTGGAACAGCTGGGCGTGGAGGTGATCGACCTCGGCTTGGTGCGTGACGACCCGCAAGCCCTGCGCGCCGCCTTCAGCCGCGCCGCGCTGGAGGCCGATGCGGTCATCAGCTCCGGCGGCGTCAGCGTTGGCGAGGCGGATCACACCAAGGCCGTGATGGCCGAGCTGGGCGATGTGCTGTTCTGGCGCGTGGCCATGCGGCCTGGCCGGCCCCTGGCCATCGGCCGCATGCCATCGGCCACAGGCCCGGGCACCTTGCTCTTCGGCCTGCCCGGCAACCCGGTGGCGGTAATGGTGACCTTCTATGCCTTTGTGCGCGAAGCACTGCTGCGTATGAGCGGGGCCACGCCCGAGCCGCTGCTAAGCGTGCAAGCCATCAGTACCGAGGCCATGCGTAAAAAGCCCGGCCGCACCGAGTACCAGCGCGGCATCGTCAGCCGCAACGCAGCAGGCCAGTGGCAGGTGGCCATCACCGGCAACCAAGGTTCGGGCATTTTGTCCAGCATGTGCCAGGCCAATGCGCTGGTGGTGCTGGGCCATGAGCAGGCCGATGTGCAGGCCGGTGACTGGGTCACCGTGTGGCCGCTGGCGGCCCTGGCTTAA